The genomic interval TCCCGTCTCCAGATTCCGCACTCTGATCTCTGATCGTGCAGGCGCATCCTCGACAAATGGATCGCTCGGTACGCTGACGGAATACGCGACATGGATACCGTCCGGTGCGAGGTCGAGTGCTCCGACCGATCGGATTCGCGCGACGTCGAAAGGTGTGAGACCGTCCACCGGCTGAGCGCTTGCCGAGGGTGAACACAGAATGAGGCCGACTAGAGCCAGAATGTATGCGGCTTGCGCAGAGCGTGGCCAGAACTTAGTGTCTACCATCATGATATTCGTACGGTGTCTTGTGCTTGCAGAACGTGTGGCCCGATCTAGTTTCGAACCGATCCTGTATGGTAGGTTTCGTCCTCCGTTTGCACAAGAGACTCAACACTCCGGCGCGTGACGGTCTATCCCCGACACCTCCGCCGCCGTCCATGCGCGGTCGCGAATCCGACGTCTGCGCCGTTCAAACCATGTTCGCGGTCTTTCCGGATTCAGCGATTATGCATTCAGCAAACTTCTCAGCATCCACGCGTTCTTCTCGTGGATCTGCATTCGCTGGGTGAGGAGGTCGAGGGTCGGTTCGTCGCTGGCCTCGTCTGCGGCAGGCAGCACAGAGCGTGCGGTGCGAACCACCGTTTCCTGACCCTTGAGGAGGCGCAAGATCATCTCTTCCGCATCAGGTAAGCCGGTTTCTTCCTCGAGAGCCGTCAGTTCACTGAACTGGGCAAAGGAGCCCGGTGCGGGGAAGCCCAGGGCACGGATCCTCTCGGCAATCTCGTCAATGGCGGTTGCAATCTCCGTGTAGTGCACCTCAAACAGGTCATGAAGGGTGCTGAACATCGGACCGGTTACGTTCCAGTGGTAGTTGTGCGTCTTCAGGTAGAGCAGGTACGTGTCCGCGAGGAGCCGGGCGAGACCGCTCGCGATCTCTGCACGCTGGGGTTCCGGGATTCCAGTATCCATCGGAATTGCCGTCATTGTTTTCATTTCCATAGCGAATAGAGAATCGATTTTGGTTAATGAGGAAGTTGTGTAAACGTTCAAAACGTTCATCAGATTCATCTGTTTTTATGAAGAGCGGGTG from Rhodothermales bacterium carries:
- a CDS encoding DNA starvation/stationary phase protection protein encodes the protein MEMKTMTAIPMDTGIPEPQRAEIASGLARLLADTYLLYLKTHNYHWNVTGPMFSTLHDLFEVHYTEIATAIDEIAERIRALGFPAPGSFAQFSELTALEEETGLPDAEEMILRLLKGQETVVRTARSVLPAADEASDEPTLDLLTQRMQIHEKNAWMLRSLLNA